In Henckelia pumila isolate YLH828 unplaced genomic scaffold, ASM3356847v2 CTG_80:::fragment_1, whole genome shotgun sequence, one genomic interval encodes:
- the LOC140873656 gene encoding uncharacterized protein isoform X1, giving the protein MFKSARWRSDKNKVKAVFKLQFHAAQVVGDALMVSLIPADTGKPTAKSDKAVVRDGSCLWENPVYETVKFNREPKSGKIHERKYYLAVGTGQPKAGLIGEASIDFSSYAEANKVALVSLPLGKSHSEAILHVSIQRIQESIDQRDLEEMENVKMNSKDHSLRAQFVNNDIDGTTNDDSFEVEDAHFNLDNNQISELKRNRRASSESDVTLSSSESSSGIDTPWEPQIKNHSVHCGNDESVSSRSQGVKSDGMKGIYEEHHRSQWDWIGNSALEASTDDSSSTPREPSERQHSESSSDVIENLKSEVAALSRQAEMSELELQTLRKQIVKESKRGQDLSREIVFLKEDNSALKEECERLEAFQRRSHLDFKGEDSRTLVKELRQELNHAKELNVNLRIQLQKTQESNAELILAVQDLDEMLEKKNQEMSSLSNRSLALIDTNKKSCELDSVVETDDEEQKALEELVNDHSGSKEAYLLEQQMVDLRGEIEIFRRDKDELELQMEQLALDYEILKQENHEMSYRLEQSQIQEQLKIQYECSSSYATAHELESQIEKLENELKIRSKEFTDSLLAISELEAHAKVLEEEFEKQARGFEADLEALMCSKVEQEQRAIRAEETLRKTRWQNAQTAERLQDEFRRLSAQMASTFEANEKLAIKALAEANELRLEKIQLEEMLENASEEHESIKDHYEARLHQLSSNMALMEQQKTQATETERILSEEILTIKEELEQLRKSTNEMESLMERGNTERAELKISVTFAKNEVEELQKDLNKMRCLLDQKEMTVANLQSELDTLQSQYNELTYILSDDKLRNEKLKEQVLQLQNDLKKREDALKSMEKKTKDITGRGNKSAPLPHGNKDIANLKERIKLLEGQIMLKEKALETLSNSFLEREKDLQNEIQELEGRLQVFNQSSAFLLEIAVEKVVAPEENGAGNCASIPESTKSDEKLSKMFNTSPINDSSMSSNRKDPSPSSALLKDSTSTTNNVDEKRNEMALLVEKNILMEEELKEMQGRYSEISLKFAEVEGERQQLVMRLRNLKNARKSP; this is encoded by the exons ATGTTCAAGTCGGCGCGATGGAGGAGCGACAAGAACAAAGTCAAAGCTGTTTTCAAGTTGCAGTTTCATGCAGCTCAG GTGGTCGGGGATGCATTAATGGTATCTCTTATTCCTGCTGATACTGGAAAGCCAACAGCGAAATCCGATAAGGCTGTGGTTCGCGATGGGAGTTGTTTATGGGAGAATCCGGTGTATGAAACTGTGAAGTTTAATCGGGAGCCGAAATCAGGGAAGATTCATGAGAGGAAATACTATCTTGCTGTTGGGACA GGGCAACCGAAGGCTGGACTTATTGGAGAAGCTTCTATTGATTTTTCTAGCTATGCAGAGGCTAACAAGGTCGCATTGGTGTCACTTCCCCTTGGGAAATCACATTCGGAAGCCATATTGCAC GTGTCGATTCAGAGGATACAGGAGTCTATTGATCAAAG AGATCTTGAAGAAATGGAGAATGTGAAAATGAATTCCAAAGATCACAGCTTGAGGGCACAATTTGTCAATAACGACATAGACGGAACCACAAACGACGACTCGTTTGAGGTAGAG GACGCGCATTTTAACCTAGATAATAATCAGATTTCTGAACTGAAAAGGAACCGTCGAGCATCTAGTGAATCTGATGTTACATTATCAAGTTCTGAAAGCAGCTCGGGAATTGACACGCCTTGGGAACCTCAGATAAAAAATCATAGTGTTCATTGCGGGAATGATGAATCTGTGTCATCAAGGTCTCAAGGGGTCAAGTCTGATGGAATGAAAGGTATTTATGAAGAGCATCATAGATCTCAATGGGACTGGATCGGAAATTCAGCCCTTGAAGCAAGTACAGACGACTCTTCCAGTACTCCACGAGAGCCCTCTGAACGTCAGCATTCTGAATCATCATCAGATGTGATCGAGAATCTTAAATCTGAGGTTGCTGCTCTATCCAGACAAGCTGAGATGTCTGAGTTAGAACTGCAAACTCTTCGGAAACAGATAGTGAAAGAGAGTAAACGAGGGCAGGACCTCTCGCGGGAGATTGTTTTCTTGAAAGAGGACAACAGCGCTTTGAAAGAAGAATGTGAAAGGCTAGAAGCTTTTCAGAGACGATCCCATTTGGATTTCAAGGGAGAAGATTCTCGAACACTTGTTAAAGAGCTCCGTCAAGAACTAAATCACGCAAAAGAACTCAATGTCAACCTTCGAATTCAACTTCAGAAAACACAAGAATCTAATGCCGAGTTAATTCTTGCTGTGCAAGATCTGGACGAGATGTTGGAAAAGAAAAATCAAGAAATGTCTAGCCTCTCTAACAGATCTTTGGCATTAATTGACACCAATAAAAAGTCCTGCGAGTTGGACTCTGTGGTTGAAACGGATGATGAGGAACAGAAGGCCCTAGAGGAGCTCGTGAATGACCACAGTGGGTCGAAGGAAGCATATCTTCTTGAACAGCAGATGGTGGATTTACGTGGCGAAATAGAAATCTTTAGGAGGGACAAAGATGAATTAGAGTTGCAAATGGAGCAGCTTGCCCTTGATTATGAGATTTTGAAACAGGAAAATCATGAAATGTCGTATAGACTGGAGCAGAGCCAGATTCAAGAACAACTCAAAATTCAGTACGAATGTTCATCCTCTTATGCTACTGCACATGAACTTGAATCTCAGATAgaaaaattggagaatgaacTCAAAATAAGATCTAAAGAGTTTACTGATTCATTGCTCGCGATAAGTGAACTTGAGGCTCATGCCAAGGTCTTAGAGGAGGAGTTTGAAAAGCAGGCACGAGGATTTGAAGCTGACCTTGAAGCTCTTATGTGCTCCAAAGTCGAGCAAGAACAAAGAGCAATAAGAGCCGAGGAAACATTAAGAAAAACACGGTGGCAAAATGCACAGACTGCAGAGCGACTTCAGGACGAATTTAGAAGGCTTTCTGCGCAGATGGCATCTACATTTGAAGCCAATGAGAAACTGGCCATCAAAGCTCTGGCTGAAGCAAACGAGCTGCGTTTGGAGAAAATACAACTTGAAGAAATGCTTGAAAATGCTTCTGAAGAACATGAATCGATTAAGGATCATTATGAGGCAAGATTGCATCAACTTTCAAGCAACATGGCATTGATGGAACAACAGAAAACTCAAGCTACAGAAACCGAGAGGATCCTCTCAGAAGAAATTTTAACAATTAAAGAGGAGTTGGAACAATTGAGAAAATCAACTAATGAAATGGAGTCCCTAATGGAGCGAGGGAATACTGAAAGAGCTGAACTGAAAATCTCTGTAACATTTGCAAAGAATGAAGTTGAAGAGTTGCAAAAGGATCTAAACAAAATGAGATGTCTTTTGGATCAAAAAGAAATGACAGTTGCAAATTTGCAGTCAGAGCTCGACACACTTCAGTCTCAGTATAACGAGTTGACCTATATTTTATCAGATGATAAGTTAAGAAATGAGAAATTGAAAGAGCAAGTTCTGCAGTTACAAAATGATCTAAAGAAGAGGGAAGATGCACTCAAGAGCATGGAGAAGAAGACTAAGGATATCACTGGTAGAGGAAATAAATCCGCACCTCTTCCTCATGGAAACAAAGACATTGCAAATCTTAAGGAGCGAATAAAGTTACTTGAG GGCCAAATCATGTTGAAAGAAAAGGCTCTGGAAACATTGAGTAATTCGTTTTTAGAGAGGGAAAAAGATCTTCAAAATGAAATACAGGAGTTAGAAGGGAGACTGCAAGTGTTCAACCAAAGCAGTGCTTTTCTTCTCGAAATTGCTGTTGAAAAG GTggtcgcaccggaggaaaatgGGGCTGGAAATTGTGCATCAATCCCAGAATCGACCAAGAGTGATGAAAAGTTGAGCAAAATGTTCAATACGTCCCCCATAAACGATTCCTCAATGTCATCAAACCG CAAAGATCCAAGTCCATCTTCGGCGTTGCTAAAGGATTCCACGAGTACCACGAACAATGTTGACGAAAAAAGAAACGAAATGGcgctactagtggagaagaacATATTAATGGAAGAAGAGTTGAAGGAGATGCAGGGCAGATATTCGGAAATAAGCCTGAAGTTTGCAGAGGTAGAAGGTGAAAGACAACAGCTTGTTATGAGATTACGCAACCTCAAAAATGCAAGGAAGAGCCCATAA
- the LOC140873656 gene encoding uncharacterized protein isoform X2, translating into MFKSARWRSDKNKVKAVFKLQFHAAQVVGDALMVSLIPADTGKPTAKSDKAVVRDGSCLWENPVYETVKFNREPKSGKIHERKYYLAVGTGQPKAGLIGEASIDFSSYAEANKVALVSLPLGKSHSEAILHVSIQRIQESIDQRDLEEMENVKMNSKDHSLRAQFVNNDIDGTTNDDSFEDAHFNLDNNQISELKRNRRASSESDVTLSSSESSSGIDTPWEPQIKNHSVHCGNDESVSSRSQGVKSDGMKGIYEEHHRSQWDWIGNSALEASTDDSSSTPREPSERQHSESSSDVIENLKSEVAALSRQAEMSELELQTLRKQIVKESKRGQDLSREIVFLKEDNSALKEECERLEAFQRRSHLDFKGEDSRTLVKELRQELNHAKELNVNLRIQLQKTQESNAELILAVQDLDEMLEKKNQEMSSLSNRSLALIDTNKKSCELDSVVETDDEEQKALEELVNDHSGSKEAYLLEQQMVDLRGEIEIFRRDKDELELQMEQLALDYEILKQENHEMSYRLEQSQIQEQLKIQYECSSSYATAHELESQIEKLENELKIRSKEFTDSLLAISELEAHAKVLEEEFEKQARGFEADLEALMCSKVEQEQRAIRAEETLRKTRWQNAQTAERLQDEFRRLSAQMASTFEANEKLAIKALAEANELRLEKIQLEEMLENASEEHESIKDHYEARLHQLSSNMALMEQQKTQATETERILSEEILTIKEELEQLRKSTNEMESLMERGNTERAELKISVTFAKNEVEELQKDLNKMRCLLDQKEMTVANLQSELDTLQSQYNELTYILSDDKLRNEKLKEQVLQLQNDLKKREDALKSMEKKTKDITGRGNKSAPLPHGNKDIANLKERIKLLEGQIMLKEKALETLSNSFLEREKDLQNEIQELEGRLQVFNQSSAFLLEIAVEKVVAPEENGAGNCASIPESTKSDEKLSKMFNTSPINDSSMSSNRKDPSPSSALLKDSTSTTNNVDEKRNEMALLVEKNILMEEELKEMQGRYSEISLKFAEVEGERQQLVMRLRNLKNARKSP; encoded by the exons ATGTTCAAGTCGGCGCGATGGAGGAGCGACAAGAACAAAGTCAAAGCTGTTTTCAAGTTGCAGTTTCATGCAGCTCAG GTGGTCGGGGATGCATTAATGGTATCTCTTATTCCTGCTGATACTGGAAAGCCAACAGCGAAATCCGATAAGGCTGTGGTTCGCGATGGGAGTTGTTTATGGGAGAATCCGGTGTATGAAACTGTGAAGTTTAATCGGGAGCCGAAATCAGGGAAGATTCATGAGAGGAAATACTATCTTGCTGTTGGGACA GGGCAACCGAAGGCTGGACTTATTGGAGAAGCTTCTATTGATTTTTCTAGCTATGCAGAGGCTAACAAGGTCGCATTGGTGTCACTTCCCCTTGGGAAATCACATTCGGAAGCCATATTGCAC GTGTCGATTCAGAGGATACAGGAGTCTATTGATCAAAG AGATCTTGAAGAAATGGAGAATGTGAAAATGAATTCCAAAGATCACAGCTTGAGGGCACAATTTGTCAATAACGACATAGACGGAACCACAAACGACGACTCGTTTGAG GACGCGCATTTTAACCTAGATAATAATCAGATTTCTGAACTGAAAAGGAACCGTCGAGCATCTAGTGAATCTGATGTTACATTATCAAGTTCTGAAAGCAGCTCGGGAATTGACACGCCTTGGGAACCTCAGATAAAAAATCATAGTGTTCATTGCGGGAATGATGAATCTGTGTCATCAAGGTCTCAAGGGGTCAAGTCTGATGGAATGAAAGGTATTTATGAAGAGCATCATAGATCTCAATGGGACTGGATCGGAAATTCAGCCCTTGAAGCAAGTACAGACGACTCTTCCAGTACTCCACGAGAGCCCTCTGAACGTCAGCATTCTGAATCATCATCAGATGTGATCGAGAATCTTAAATCTGAGGTTGCTGCTCTATCCAGACAAGCTGAGATGTCTGAGTTAGAACTGCAAACTCTTCGGAAACAGATAGTGAAAGAGAGTAAACGAGGGCAGGACCTCTCGCGGGAGATTGTTTTCTTGAAAGAGGACAACAGCGCTTTGAAAGAAGAATGTGAAAGGCTAGAAGCTTTTCAGAGACGATCCCATTTGGATTTCAAGGGAGAAGATTCTCGAACACTTGTTAAAGAGCTCCGTCAAGAACTAAATCACGCAAAAGAACTCAATGTCAACCTTCGAATTCAACTTCAGAAAACACAAGAATCTAATGCCGAGTTAATTCTTGCTGTGCAAGATCTGGACGAGATGTTGGAAAAGAAAAATCAAGAAATGTCTAGCCTCTCTAACAGATCTTTGGCATTAATTGACACCAATAAAAAGTCCTGCGAGTTGGACTCTGTGGTTGAAACGGATGATGAGGAACAGAAGGCCCTAGAGGAGCTCGTGAATGACCACAGTGGGTCGAAGGAAGCATATCTTCTTGAACAGCAGATGGTGGATTTACGTGGCGAAATAGAAATCTTTAGGAGGGACAAAGATGAATTAGAGTTGCAAATGGAGCAGCTTGCCCTTGATTATGAGATTTTGAAACAGGAAAATCATGAAATGTCGTATAGACTGGAGCAGAGCCAGATTCAAGAACAACTCAAAATTCAGTACGAATGTTCATCCTCTTATGCTACTGCACATGAACTTGAATCTCAGATAgaaaaattggagaatgaacTCAAAATAAGATCTAAAGAGTTTACTGATTCATTGCTCGCGATAAGTGAACTTGAGGCTCATGCCAAGGTCTTAGAGGAGGAGTTTGAAAAGCAGGCACGAGGATTTGAAGCTGACCTTGAAGCTCTTATGTGCTCCAAAGTCGAGCAAGAACAAAGAGCAATAAGAGCCGAGGAAACATTAAGAAAAACACGGTGGCAAAATGCACAGACTGCAGAGCGACTTCAGGACGAATTTAGAAGGCTTTCTGCGCAGATGGCATCTACATTTGAAGCCAATGAGAAACTGGCCATCAAAGCTCTGGCTGAAGCAAACGAGCTGCGTTTGGAGAAAATACAACTTGAAGAAATGCTTGAAAATGCTTCTGAAGAACATGAATCGATTAAGGATCATTATGAGGCAAGATTGCATCAACTTTCAAGCAACATGGCATTGATGGAACAACAGAAAACTCAAGCTACAGAAACCGAGAGGATCCTCTCAGAAGAAATTTTAACAATTAAAGAGGAGTTGGAACAATTGAGAAAATCAACTAATGAAATGGAGTCCCTAATGGAGCGAGGGAATACTGAAAGAGCTGAACTGAAAATCTCTGTAACATTTGCAAAGAATGAAGTTGAAGAGTTGCAAAAGGATCTAAACAAAATGAGATGTCTTTTGGATCAAAAAGAAATGACAGTTGCAAATTTGCAGTCAGAGCTCGACACACTTCAGTCTCAGTATAACGAGTTGACCTATATTTTATCAGATGATAAGTTAAGAAATGAGAAATTGAAAGAGCAAGTTCTGCAGTTACAAAATGATCTAAAGAAGAGGGAAGATGCACTCAAGAGCATGGAGAAGAAGACTAAGGATATCACTGGTAGAGGAAATAAATCCGCACCTCTTCCTCATGGAAACAAAGACATTGCAAATCTTAAGGAGCGAATAAAGTTACTTGAG GGCCAAATCATGTTGAAAGAAAAGGCTCTGGAAACATTGAGTAATTCGTTTTTAGAGAGGGAAAAAGATCTTCAAAATGAAATACAGGAGTTAGAAGGGAGACTGCAAGTGTTCAACCAAAGCAGTGCTTTTCTTCTCGAAATTGCTGTTGAAAAG GTggtcgcaccggaggaaaatgGGGCTGGAAATTGTGCATCAATCCCAGAATCGACCAAGAGTGATGAAAAGTTGAGCAAAATGTTCAATACGTCCCCCATAAACGATTCCTCAATGTCATCAAACCG CAAAGATCCAAGTCCATCTTCGGCGTTGCTAAAGGATTCCACGAGTACCACGAACAATGTTGACGAAAAAAGAAACGAAATGGcgctactagtggagaagaacATATTAATGGAAGAAGAGTTGAAGGAGATGCAGGGCAGATATTCGGAAATAAGCCTGAAGTTTGCAGAGGTAGAAGGTGAAAGACAACAGCTTGTTATGAGATTACGCAACCTCAAAAATGCAAGGAAGAGCCCATAA